One Aegilops tauschii subsp. strangulata cultivar AL8/78 chromosome 7, Aet v6.0, whole genome shotgun sequence genomic window carries:
- the LOC109756157 gene encoding uncharacterized protein, giving the protein MRDAARTACVPQSFLHFWRCFPKLVFNPETLAAGRQPFVRGGDRGKYVFSKEQEVLENHSGIGVKTLKLHLSACCKKDIDTSLLDGCLQAFVKPGIVDLAVLLPDCYASEYSFPYSLLLNDDVANSRSTSVLKSLYLSSCGFHTHRRPKGACLLLELIETAIVQEWLDLSNCDMITSLKIPHVLRKLKTVWVRMCRELVVIESHALKLSTFSYEGRQLSRFTLGDSLEMEELDMHAAHMQDMLQYAGNNLPSVATNLETLVLSTVHEKLKAPATTDTFKHLKHLVICLGECGEFCTGYDFLCLASFLDVNGLPITNSDGGLVNLRKATITGFCSAKSLVELTYHILEQAASSLQCLILDTSPVYDRKSSTSDRFLPTCMEALRDAEKALADVRRYVEPKVPDGVELKVLAPCSRCHYMDAKAMEEAEPKTGQRFLQRQEDGSIALVFVQPRSKYAELNTTYV; this is encoded by the exons ATGCGAGATGCAGCTCGCACAGCATGTGTGCCTCAGAGCTTTCTACATTTCTGGAGGTGCTTCCCCAAGCTGGTATTCAATCCGGAAACTTTGGCCGCAGGCAGACAACCATTTGTTCGGGGTGGAGATAGAGGCAAGTATGTTTTCAGCAAAGAACAAGAGGTGCTTGAGAACCACTCAGGCATTGGAGTGAAGACGCTCAAGCTTCACCTCTCCGCCTGTTGCAAGAAAGACATCGACACCAGCCTTCTGGATGGCTGTCTCCAAGCCTTTGTGAAGCCCGGAATCGTCGACCTCGCCGTGTTGCTGCCTGATTGCTATGCATCTGAATACAGCTTTCCCTACTCGCTTCTGTTAAATGATGATGTGGCCAACAGCAGATCGACCTCAGTTCTTAAGTCTCTTTACCTCAGCTCATGTGGCTTCCACACCCACAGACGGCCCAAGGGTGCTTGCTTGCTCTTGGAGCTTATCGAGACTGCGATTGTGCAAG AGTGGCTGGATCTCTCCAACTGTGACATGATAACCTCCCTGAAGATACCCCATGTTCTACGGAAGCTAAAAACAGTGTGGGTGAGAATGTGCAGAGAGCTGGTGGTGATCGAAAGCCATGCTCTGAAGCTCTCCACCTTTAGCTACGAAGGACGGCAGTTGTCGAGATTCACACTCGGAGACTCATTGGAGATGGAGGAGTTGGACATGCACGCCGCACACATGCAGGACATGCTCCAGTATGCAGGCAACAATTTGCCATCCGTTGCAACAAACCTTGAAACGCTTGTGCTGTCAACAGTTCATGAG AAGCTGAAGGCACCTGCGACGACTGACACATTTAAGCACCTCAAGCATCTCGTTATCTGCCTTGGTGAATGTGGTGAATTTTGCACAGGCTATGACTTCCTATGTCTGGCTTCTTTTCTTGAT GTTAATGGCTTGCCCATTACAAACAGTGAT GGTGGCCTTGTAAACCTAAGGAAGGCGACCATCACAGGCTTCTGCTCTGCCAAGAGCCTTGTCGAGCTAACATACCACATCCTCGAGCAGGCGGCATCCTCGTTGCAATGCCTCATCTTGGATACCTCCCCCGTCTACGACAGAAAGTCGTCCACCTCCGACAGGTTCTTGCCGACGTGTATGGAAGCTCTCCGGGATGCTGAGAAGGCGCTCGCTGATGTAAGGCGATATGTCGAGCCAAAGGTCCCTGATGGTGTTGAGCTGAAGGTTCTTGCGCCCTGCAGCCGGTGCCATTACATGGATGCCAAAGCTATGGAGGAGGCAGAACCGAAAACTGGACAGAGGTTTTTGCAGCGTCAAGAAGATGGCAGCATTGCCTTGGTTTTTGTTCAGCCAAGGAGCAAATATGCCGAGTTAAACACTACGTATGTTTGA